A DNA window from Candidatus Roseilinea sp. contains the following coding sequences:
- a CDS encoding polyamine-transporting ATPase — MTQAHALALEGVTKVFETPEGRLVTAADNVSLTIGQGEFVTLLGPSGCGKTTTLRLIAGFEFPTSGRILLDGKDIAHTPPNKRQMAMVFQSYALFPHLTVFENIAYGLRLRRKPAAEIERTVREMLALVNLTGLEQRRPAALSGGQQQRVALARAMVIQPKVLLFDEPLSNLDAKLRVSLRAEIRQLQKRLGITSVYVTHDQAEAMSLSDRVVVMNAGRVEQVSTPEELYVRPATRFVADFIGRANFLPVHVTHIEDGRAAVQFRGHALRAPAHPSVAPGPATLMLRPEVIRLYPDDGGKARFVGRVRTTTYLGHTVEYEVESDGDVLSVTDPEAVWGHIFAEGESVGWDFAAERAYILSH, encoded by the coding sequence ATGACGCAAGCACACGCATTAGCCCTCGAAGGGGTCACAAAGGTCTTTGAGACGCCCGAAGGGCGCCTGGTCACCGCCGCCGATAACGTCTCGCTGACCATCGGCCAGGGCGAGTTCGTCACCCTGCTTGGCCCATCGGGCTGCGGCAAAACTACAACGCTGCGGCTGATCGCCGGCTTTGAATTTCCTACGTCGGGGCGCATTTTGCTGGACGGCAAAGACATCGCGCACACGCCGCCCAACAAGCGCCAGATGGCGATGGTCTTCCAATCGTATGCGCTCTTCCCGCACCTGACGGTGTTCGAGAACATCGCCTACGGCCTGCGCCTGCGCCGCAAGCCGGCAGCCGAGATCGAGCGAACGGTGCGCGAGATGTTGGCGCTGGTGAACCTCACCGGCCTGGAGCAGCGCCGGCCGGCCGCGCTCTCCGGCGGGCAACAGCAGCGGGTTGCGTTGGCGCGCGCGATGGTCATACAGCCGAAGGTGTTGCTCTTCGATGAGCCGCTCTCCAACCTCGACGCCAAACTGCGCGTGTCGCTGCGCGCCGAAATTCGCCAGCTCCAGAAGCGCCTGGGCATCACCAGCGTATACGTCACCCACGACCAAGCCGAAGCGATGAGCCTATCGGACCGCGTGGTGGTGATGAACGCCGGCCGCGTGGAGCAGGTGAGCACACCGGAGGAACTCTACGTCCGGCCGGCGACGCGCTTCGTGGCCGACTTCATCGGCCGGGCCAACTTCCTGCCGGTTCACGTGACGCACATCGAGGACGGACGCGCCGCCGTCCAATTTCGCGGACATGCGCTGCGCGCCCCAGCTCATCCCAGCGTGGCGCCGGGTCCGGCCACGCTGATGCTGCGGCCGGAGGTCATCCGCTTATACCCTGACGACGGAGGGAAGGCGCGGTTCGTCGGGCGGGTGCGCACCACCACCTACCTGGGGCACACCGTCGAATACGAAGTCGAGAGCGACGGCGATGTGCTGAGCGTGACCGATCCGGAAGCCGTCTGGGGACACATCTTCGCCGAGGGCGAATCAGTCGGCTGGGACTTTGCCGCCGAGCGCGCCTACATACTGAGCCACTGA
- a CDS encoding iron ABC transporter substrate-binding protein, which yields MQSRLPALLMIATFAVAACAAPPPAQAPAQPQQPAAPAATEAPAPAKPDKLTVLCTPQEDWCQAMTKAFQEKTGIQTSYVRLSSGEALAKLRATKDNPEFSVWWGGPADGYVAANAEGLLEPYVSPNAAEIPAAQKDPNGVWTGVYVGALGFCSNKDVLNKLGVEKPTSWEALLDPKLKGQVAMAHPASSGTAYTAVWTQVARLGSVDAAFDYLKRLHQNILQYTKSGSAPGQMAGRGEVAVSVIFSHDCVKFADEGMDMLEVSFPKEGTGYEIGGVALVKGAPEPEAAKMWIDWVLTAEAQEIGPKVKSYQLPTNPNAKVSERSVKLSEVKLVDYNFDEAGKNRKSITKRFEDEITVAPQ from the coding sequence ATGCAAAGCCGTTTACCGGCCCTGTTGATGATTGCGACGTTTGCCGTCGCCGCCTGCGCTGCGCCACCGCCGGCGCAAGCGCCCGCCCAACCCCAGCAGCCGGCTGCTCCGGCCGCGACCGAAGCGCCCGCCCCGGCTAAACCCGACAAGCTCACCGTGCTCTGCACGCCGCAAGAGGATTGGTGCCAGGCCATGACCAAGGCCTTCCAAGAGAAGACCGGCATCCAAACCAGCTATGTGCGCCTGTCTTCGGGCGAAGCGCTGGCCAAACTGCGCGCTACAAAAGACAACCCCGAATTCAGCGTATGGTGGGGCGGACCGGCCGACGGCTACGTCGCTGCCAACGCTGAAGGGCTGCTGGAACCCTATGTCTCGCCCAACGCTGCGGAGATCCCCGCTGCACAAAAGGATCCCAACGGCGTGTGGACGGGTGTCTACGTCGGCGCGCTCGGCTTTTGCTCCAACAAAGACGTGCTCAACAAGCTGGGCGTTGAAAAGCCCACTTCATGGGAAGCCTTGCTCGACCCCAAGTTGAAGGGGCAAGTCGCCATGGCGCACCCGGCCAGCAGCGGCACCGCCTACACCGCGGTGTGGACGCAGGTGGCGCGGCTGGGCAGCGTGGACGCCGCCTTCGACTACCTGAAGCGGCTGCACCAGAACATCCTGCAGTACACCAAGAGCGGCTCGGCGCCCGGGCAGATGGCCGGCCGCGGCGAAGTGGCCGTCAGCGTGATCTTTTCGCATGACTGCGTCAAGTTCGCCGATGAGGGCATGGATATGCTCGAGGTGTCGTTCCCCAAAGAGGGCACCGGCTACGAGATCGGCGGTGTGGCGTTGGTCAAAGGTGCGCCGGAGCCAGAGGCGGCCAAGATGTGGATTGACTGGGTGCTCACCGCCGAAGCGCAGGAGATTGGCCCCAAGGTCAAGTCGTATCAGTTGCCCACCAATCCGAACGCCAAGGTCTCCGAGCGATCGGTGAAGCTCTCGGAAGTGAAGTTGGTGGACTACAACTTCGACGAGGCCGGCAAGAACCGCAAGAGCATTACCAAGCGCTTCGAGGACGAGATCACGGTCGCGCCGCAGTAA
- the pstB gene encoding phosphate import ATP-binding protein PstB: MPVFINVTQKERETEPISEEMGAADRANVVLATQQLSVFYGNFKAIHEVNLSFYKNKITALIGPSGCGKSTLLRALNRMNELVPTARVEGAVLYHGQNLYASNIDPVEVRRRIGMVFQKPNPFPKSIYENIAFGLRVNGWKGSKSEMDDIVERSLRRAALWDEVKDKLKQLGTSLSGGQQQRLCIARAIAVEPEVILMDEPCSALDPIATLKIEELMIELVKQYTIIIVTHNMQQAARVSDYTAMMMMRPDRAGEVIEFDKTETIFTKPKDKRTEDYVSGRFG; the protein is encoded by the coding sequence ATGCCGGTATTCATCAACGTTACGCAGAAAGAACGAGAGACTGAGCCGATCTCAGAGGAGATGGGCGCCGCCGATCGCGCGAATGTCGTGCTCGCGACGCAACAGCTCAGCGTGTTCTATGGCAATTTCAAGGCCATCCACGAGGTCAACCTGAGCTTTTATAAAAACAAGATCACCGCGCTGATCGGCCCGTCGGGTTGCGGCAAGAGCACGCTGCTGCGCGCCTTGAATCGCATGAACGAACTCGTCCCCACGGCGCGCGTGGAAGGCGCTGTGCTCTATCACGGACAAAATTTGTATGCGTCCAACATAGACCCGGTTGAAGTGCGCCGGCGCATCGGGATGGTCTTCCAAAAGCCCAACCCCTTCCCCAAGAGCATCTACGAGAACATCGCGTTCGGCCTGCGCGTCAACGGCTGGAAGGGATCAAAATCCGAGATGGACGATATTGTTGAGCGCTCGCTGCGCCGGGCTGCGCTGTGGGATGAGGTCAAGGATAAGCTTAAGCAACTCGGGACATCGCTCTCCGGCGGCCAACAGCAGCGCTTGTGCATCGCGCGCGCCATCGCTGTGGAACCCGAGGTGATCTTGATGGACGAACCCTGCTCGGCGCTCGACCCGATCGCGACGCTGAAGATCGAGGAGCTGATGATCGAGCTGGTGAAGCAGTACACGATCATCATCGTCACCCACAACATGCAACAAGCTGCGCGCGTGAGCGACTACACCGCGATGATGATGATGCGCCCCGACCGCGCCGGTGAGGTCATCGAGTTTGATAAAACGGAGACCATCTTCACCAAGCCAAAGGACAAGCGCACCGAGGACTACGTCTCCGGGCGATTCGGTTAA
- a CDS encoding phosphate transport system permease protein PstA, whose product MRRSFAPAEDISFGTIQGSRRLKGMLLVAFSILALAVGVGMVLTLLIDVLVRGLPWLDWQFLTSFDSRFPERAGILAAMVGTALTIVITVVVSLPIGIMSAIYLEEYAQDNWFTRLVETNIANLAAVPSIIYGLLGLAVFVRFFGLNRSILAGGLTLALLVLPIIIVVSREAIRSVPNGIRQAAYGIGATKWQTIWHQVLPVALPSILTGNILAASRAIGETAPLVTLGALTFIPFLPKDLLDRFTVLPIIIFNWSSKPQREFHDVAAAAIIVLLAILLLVNILAIVLRQRLRKQF is encoded by the coding sequence ATGCGTCGCAGTTTTGCTCCCGCCGAGGACATATCGTTCGGCACCATCCAGGGCTCACGCCGCCTGAAAGGCATGCTCCTCGTCGCGTTCAGCATCCTTGCGCTGGCCGTTGGCGTCGGCATGGTGCTCACGCTCCTGATTGATGTGCTCGTGCGCGGCTTGCCCTGGTTGGACTGGCAATTCCTGACGAGTTTCGACTCGCGGTTCCCCGAACGCGCCGGGATCCTGGCGGCGATGGTGGGCACTGCGCTGACGATCGTCATCACGGTGGTCGTCAGCCTGCCCATCGGCATCATGTCGGCGATTTACCTTGAGGAATACGCGCAAGACAACTGGTTCACCCGGCTGGTCGAGACCAACATCGCCAACCTGGCCGCAGTGCCTTCCATCATTTACGGATTGCTCGGCCTGGCGGTGTTCGTGCGCTTCTTTGGTTTGAACCGCAGCATCCTCGCCGGCGGCCTCACTTTGGCGTTGTTGGTGCTGCCGATCATCATCGTCGTCTCGCGGGAGGCCATCCGCAGCGTGCCTAACGGCATCCGGCAGGCAGCCTACGGGATTGGCGCCACTAAATGGCAGACGATCTGGCATCAGGTTCTGCCGGTCGCGCTGCCGAGCATCCTAACGGGCAACATCTTGGCCGCCTCGCGTGCGATCGGCGAAACAGCGCCGCTTGTCACGCTGGGCGCGCTCACGTTCATCCCCTTCCTGCCCAAAGACTTGCTCGACCGATTCACCGTGCTGCCCATTATCATCTTCAACTGGTCGTCCAAGCCGCAGAGGGAGTTCCACGACGTCGCCGCTGCGGCCATCATCGTGCTGCTCGCCATCTTGTTGCTTGTCAACATCCTTGCCATTGTCCTGCGCCAACGGCTGCGCAAACAGTTCTAA
- a CDS encoding phosphate transport system permease protein has protein sequence MSMAALSESSNAGLELQRKRTGALGERLISILLASAAALSVVTTFAIVLSLAGDTIAFFQEVSVIEYLTGTLWTPLFSNPRFGIWPLITATFLTSAIAMLVAVPFGLAIAVYLSEFASPRARSLIKPLLEVLAGIPTVVYGYFALTTVTPFLRGFIPEIKSFNSLSAGLVMGVMIIPIVASLTEDAFNAVPRGLREGAYGLGAMRHEVALRVVFPAALSGVAAALLLALSRAVGETMIVALAAGQNPTFTLDPLVPVSTMTAYIVQVSLGDTPYGSIGYKTIFAVGATLFVITFAINFVSTLIVRRFRERYD, from the coding sequence ATGAGCATGGCAGCGCTCTCTGAATCAAGCAATGCAGGGTTGGAGCTGCAACGAAAGCGCACAGGCGCGCTTGGCGAGCGGTTGATCAGCATTTTGCTCGCGAGTGCAGCGGCGCTCTCCGTCGTCACCACATTTGCGATTGTCCTATCGCTCGCCGGCGACACCATCGCCTTCTTCCAGGAAGTGTCGGTGATCGAATACCTGACCGGCACACTGTGGACGCCGCTGTTTTCCAACCCCAGATTCGGCATCTGGCCGTTGATCACGGCGACCTTCCTGACCTCGGCGATCGCCATGCTGGTCGCTGTGCCCTTCGGGCTGGCCATCGCGGTCTATCTGAGCGAGTTCGCTTCGCCGCGCGCGCGAAGCTTGATCAAGCCGCTGCTGGAGGTGTTGGCGGGGATCCCCACCGTGGTGTACGGTTACTTTGCGCTCACCACGGTCACGCCCTTCCTGCGAGGATTCATCCCGGAGATTAAATCATTCAACTCGCTGAGCGCCGGCCTGGTCATGGGTGTGATGATCATTCCCATCGTGGCATCGCTGACGGAGGATGCGTTCAACGCGGTGCCGCGCGGGCTGCGTGAGGGGGCCTATGGGCTAGGCGCCATGCGCCACGAAGTCGCGCTGCGCGTGGTATTTCCGGCGGCGCTTTCCGGCGTTGCAGCCGCGTTGCTGCTGGCGCTCTCGCGCGCGGTGGGCGAGACGATGATCGTTGCGCTGGCCGCCGGACAAAACCCCACCTTCACGCTAGACCCGCTTGTGCCCGTGTCCACCATGACCGCTTACATCGTGCAGGTCAGTTTAGGCGACACGCCCTATGGCTCAATTGGTTATAAGACGATCTTCGCCGTCGGCGCGACGCTCTTTGTCATCACGTTCGCCATCAACTTCGTCAGCACGCTCATCGTGCGCCGGTTTCGTGAGCGCTACGATTGA
- a CDS encoding magnesium transporter MgtE translates to MAELTRDTVDRALAQVRAALDRNNVQDAIAVLERLRQDEQVEVFDELDVEDQAELLPRLDPETAADIVVELDAQDQADIAQRVDDRTLSRILDEMEPDDAADVIGELPQERQARVLASMEEADDVRPLLIHPDESAGGLMTTSFLTLRPGMTAQEAIDALREWNPDDEMPYYLFVVDRERRLVGVVSLRQLLVASPNRLIGSIMNPDVISVPVGADQEEVANLMRKHDFLALPVVDANNRLLGIITVDDVVDVIEEEATEDVYRFGAVEPGVLNKPYFKTSLTRVVRSRVGWLVLLFVAETFTGSVLRVFEHELATVVALSFFIPLLIGTGGNTGAQTVSTIIRGLALREIQPGDLFRVLSRELMVGLLLGASLGVIAFLRAELWGSGFSLSLVVGLSILVICTWANTIGSLIPLLAQRFKIDPAIVSAPLITTLVDATGLAIYLMIARLLLPELRGGG, encoded by the coding sequence ATGGCCGAGTTGACACGCGATACGGTTGATCGCGCGCTTGCACAAGTCCGCGCCGCGCTCGATCGGAACAACGTCCAAGATGCGATCGCGGTGCTTGAGCGACTGAGACAAGACGAACAAGTCGAGGTCTTCGACGAACTGGACGTCGAGGATCAGGCCGAACTCCTTCCCCGCCTCGACCCGGAAACGGCTGCCGACATCGTGGTCGAGTTAGATGCCCAGGACCAGGCCGACATTGCCCAGCGCGTGGACGACCGGACGCTCTCGCGCATCCTCGACGAGATGGAGCCGGACGACGCAGCGGACGTCATCGGCGAGTTGCCGCAGGAGCGCCAAGCGCGGGTGCTGGCCAGCATGGAGGAGGCCGACGACGTGCGCCCGTTGTTGATCCATCCGGACGAGAGCGCCGGCGGCCTGATGACCACCAGTTTCCTCACCCTACGTCCTGGCATGACGGCCCAGGAGGCGATTGACGCGCTGCGCGAGTGGAACCCCGACGATGAAATGCCCTATTACCTATTCGTCGTAGATCGCGAGCGCCGGCTGGTGGGCGTGGTGTCGCTCCGGCAGTTGCTCGTCGCCTCACCCAACCGGCTGATCGGCAGCATCATGAACCCCGACGTGATCAGCGTGCCCGTCGGCGCCGACCAGGAGGAAGTCGCCAACCTGATGCGGAAACATGACTTCCTGGCGCTGCCGGTGGTGGACGCGAACAACCGCCTGCTCGGCATCATCACCGTGGATGACGTGGTGGACGTGATCGAGGAGGAGGCCACTGAAGACGTCTATCGCTTCGGCGCGGTCGAACCGGGCGTGCTAAACAAGCCCTACTTCAAAACGTCGCTCACGCGGGTGGTGCGGTCGCGCGTGGGTTGGTTGGTGTTGCTGTTCGTCGCCGAGACGTTTACCGGAAGCGTGCTGCGCGTCTTCGAGCACGAACTTGCGACGGTCGTCGCGCTGTCGTTCTTCATCCCGTTGTTGATCGGCACCGGCGGGAATACGGGCGCCCAGACCGTCTCGACGATCATCCGTGGCTTGGCGCTGCGCGAAATTCAACCCGGCGACCTGTTCCGGGTGCTCTCCCGTGAACTGATGGTCGGACTGCTGCTGGGCGCCAGCCTCGGTGTCATTGCGTTCCTGCGCGCCGAGCTATGGGGAAGCGGCTTCTCGCTGTCCCTGGTCGTTGGCTTGTCCATCCTCGTCATCTGTACTTGGGCGAACACCATCGGGTCGTTGATCCCCCTGCTGGCCCAGCGTTTCAAGATTGATCCGGCGATCGTCTCGGCCCCGCTCATCACCACGCTGGTGGACGCCACCGGCCTGGCCATTTACTTGATGATCGCGCGATTGCTGCTGCCCGAACTACGCGGCGGCGGTTAA
- a CDS encoding alpha-amylase — translation MVETPHWVRHAIFYQIFPDRFAKSERVPKPSNLEPWEEKPTHYGFKGGDLLGVVERLDYLNDLGINAIYLCPIFQSTANHRYHTHDYYRVDPILGGDAAFRALLDEAHRRDIRVIIDGVFNHASRGFYQFNHALENGAASPYLDWFYIRGFPLHAYEGTPINYEAWWGIPALPKLNTRTPAVREFIFDVAQHWIRFGADGWRLDVPAEIDDDEFWREFRRRVKAVNPDAYLVGEIWHSAQRWLQGDQFDAVMNYQFAKACIGFFVGEAMDVNLTSGVGYAPVPVMDAPTFGRALEEMLALYDENVCAVQMNLLDSHDTARFLSIAGGDVAALKLATLCQMTFPGAPSIYYGDEIGMRGGKDPDCRRAFIWDEATWDTGLRDYFKQCIALRRRYRALRDGGFKVLFAEGKVIAYLRARGDEKLIVALNSGPVAATMNIVVRDVLPEGAELRGELGERVSYTVTDGVLRNVSIPKRKGVVLRLLTTS, via the coding sequence ATGGTTGAAACACCCCACTGGGTTCGACACGCGATCTTCTACCAAATCTTCCCCGATCGCTTTGCCAAGAGCGAGCGCGTTCCGAAGCCGAGCAACCTGGAGCCGTGGGAGGAGAAACCCACGCACTACGGCTTCAAGGGCGGCGACTTACTCGGCGTAGTCGAACGCCTCGATTACCTGAACGACTTGGGCATCAACGCCATCTATCTCTGCCCGATCTTTCAGTCCACCGCCAATCATCGTTACCACACGCACGATTACTACCGCGTGGATCCCATCCTCGGCGGGGATGCGGCCTTTCGGGCGCTACTGGACGAGGCGCATCGGCGCGACATCCGCGTCATTATTGACGGCGTGTTCAATCACGCGAGCCGTGGTTTTTATCAGTTCAATCACGCCCTGGAGAACGGCGCCGCCTCTCCTTACCTCGACTGGTTCTACATCCGTGGCTTCCCGCTGCACGCCTACGAGGGCACGCCGATCAACTACGAAGCCTGGTGGGGCATCCCGGCGCTGCCCAAGTTGAACACGCGCACGCCAGCGGTGCGCGAGTTCATCTTTGACGTGGCCCAGCACTGGATCCGCTTCGGCGCAGACGGCTGGCGGCTGGACGTGCCGGCCGAGATAGACGATGACGAATTCTGGCGCGAGTTCCGCCGGCGCGTCAAAGCCGTCAATCCCGACGCCTACCTCGTCGGCGAAATCTGGCATTCGGCGCAGCGGTGGTTGCAGGGCGACCAGTTCGACGCGGTGATGAATTACCAGTTCGCGAAGGCCTGCATCGGCTTTTTCGTCGGCGAGGCGATGGACGTCAACTTGACGTCGGGCGTGGGGTATGCGCCGGTGCCGGTGATGGACGCGCCGACGTTCGGGCGCGCGCTTGAGGAGATGCTGGCGCTGTATGATGAGAATGTATGCGCCGTGCAGATGAACCTGCTCGACAGCCACGACACGGCGCGATTCTTGTCCATCGCCGGCGGCGACGTCGCTGCGCTCAAGCTGGCCACGCTGTGCCAGATGACCTTCCCCGGCGCGCCTTCGATCTATTACGGCGATGAGATCGGCATGCGGGGCGGCAAAGACCCCGATTGCCGACGCGCCTTCATCTGGGACGAAGCGACCTGGGATACCGGGCTGCGCGACTATTTCAAGCAATGCATCGCGCTGCGCAGACGCTATCGCGCGCTGCGCGACGGTGGATTCAAAGTGTTGTTCGCAGAAGGCAAGGTCATCGCCTATTTGCGCGCGCGAGGAGACGAAAAGCTGATTGTTGCGCTAAACTCGGGGCCGGTTGCTGCGACGATGAACATCGTCGTGCGCGATGTCTTGCCAGAGGGCGCAGAGCTGCGCGGGGAACTGGGCGAGCGCGTCAGTTACACTGTGACCGACGGCGTGCTGCGCAACGTGTCCATCCCCAAGCGCAAGGGCGTCGTCCTTCGGCTCTTGACAACGTCATGA
- the trmD gene encoding tRNA (guanine-N(1)-)-methyltransferase has translation MRFDVFTLFPGMFAGPFGESIIKRAIDAGLIEIHIHNIRDYGVGKHKITDDMAYGGGGGMVMKPEPIFAAVESVLADEFNRPSASSPSRSRTPIILMSASGRTFTQAIAKELAQHPRLALICGHYEGVDERVREHLCTDAISIGDYVLTGGELPAMVVIDAVARLVPGVLPPGVPDEESHASGLLEYPHYTRPAEFRGWRVPDVLLSGNHAEIAKWRREQAERRTRARAQQSPE, from the coding sequence ATGCGCTTCGATGTGTTTACCCTCTTCCCCGGCATGTTCGCTGGGCCGTTCGGTGAGAGCATCATCAAGCGCGCGATAGATGCCGGCTTGATCGAGATTCACATCCACAACATCCGCGATTACGGCGTCGGCAAGCACAAGATCACCGACGACATGGCCTACGGCGGAGGCGGTGGCATGGTGATGAAACCCGAGCCGATCTTCGCGGCGGTCGAAAGCGTTCTGGCGGATGAGTTCAACCGACCGTCTGCCTCTTCCCCCTCGCGTTCGAGAACCCCCATCATTCTGATGAGCGCCAGTGGGCGCACGTTCACGCAAGCGATCGCCAAGGAGCTGGCCCAGCACCCGCGCCTTGCCCTGATTTGCGGCCACTACGAGGGCGTGGACGAGCGCGTGCGCGAGCATCTGTGCACCGACGCGATCAGCATCGGCGACTATGTGCTCACCGGCGGTGAGCTGCCGGCGATGGTGGTGATTGACGCCGTGGCGCGGCTGGTCCCCGGCGTGTTGCCGCCCGGCGTGCCGGACGAAGAGTCGCATGCGTCGGGCTTGCTGGAGTATCCGCACTACACGCGGCCCGCCGAATTTCGCGGCTGGCGCGTGCCCGATGTGCTGCTGAGCGGCAATCACGCCGAGATTGCGAAGTGGCGGCGCGAGCAGGCGGAACGTCGCACGCGCGCGCGCGCGCAACAGTCGCCGGAATGA
- the leuD gene encoding 3-isopropylmalate dehydratase small subunit, which translates to MHFTGRCWVYGDDVNTDVIFPGKYTYTLTDINQFAAHALEDLDPDFAKQVQPGDIIVGGKNFGCGSSREQAAVCLKMCGVRVIIAKSFARIFFRNCINNGVLPIVCPEAVDVLHKGDRISVDLAKSMIYIEEQSAREDVANGPEVHRSFSFPPLSASVMAIIEAGGLIPMLRRKLGTEHLPMPEVKFAAE; encoded by the coding sequence ATGCACTTCACCGGCCGCTGCTGGGTGTATGGCGACGACGTGAACACCGACGTCATCTTCCCCGGCAAATACACCTATACCCTCACCGACATCAACCAGTTTGCTGCGCATGCCCTGGAGGACCTCGACCCGGATTTTGCCAAACAGGTGCAGCCCGGCGACATCATCGTCGGCGGCAAGAATTTCGGCTGCGGCTCATCGCGCGAGCAGGCCGCCGTGTGCCTCAAAATGTGCGGCGTGCGCGTCATCATCGCCAAATCGTTCGCCCGCATTTTCTTCCGCAACTGCATCAACAACGGCGTGCTGCCGATCGTCTGTCCCGAAGCCGTGGACGTGCTACACAAGGGGGATCGCATCAGCGTTGACCTGGCGAAGAGCATGATCTACATCGAGGAGCAATCTGCGCGTGAGGATGTCGCGAACGGGCCGGAGGTGCATCGCAGCTTCTCCTTCCCTCCGCTGAGCGCCTCGGTGATGGCGATCATCGAGGCTGGCGGGCTGATCCCTATGCTGCGCCGCAAGCTGGGCACCGAACATCTGCCCATGCCGGAGGTCAAGTTCGCCGCAGAGTAA
- a CDS encoding cysteine desulfurase-like protein — protein sequence MFNLSAVRSEFPALAREHAGRPLIFFDAPGGTQVTRRCLDSMVEYLTRHNANTHGAFVTAQESDAIIAAAHEAAADLLNAERKEEIIFGQNMTSLTFALSRSIGRTLREGDEIILTRLDHDANFSPWRLMAEERGVRVHVVDIHPEDCTLVMEDFARYLNARTRLVAVGYVSNAVGTINPVKQIAAMAHAAGAWVFVDGVAAAPHLPIDVRDLGADFLACSTYKFWGPHQGILYGKYDLLDRLPAYKVRPADDRPPHKFETGTQSHENQAGLLGVIEYLEWLATQADVTPELSANLRSPRAAAIHRAMDAVRTYETGLVSYLIERVTAIPGVRFFGIRERMEQRAPTIAIRYKDEHPRATAERLAQHGICVWDGNYYAINLTERLGVEDGGGLVRIGLTHYNTREEVDRLLDVLAQ from the coding sequence ATGTTCAACCTCTCCGCAGTCCGCAGCGAGTTCCCGGCGCTGGCGCGCGAACATGCCGGCCGGCCATTGATCTTCTTCGACGCGCCCGGCGGCACGCAGGTCACGCGGCGCTGCCTGGACTCCATGGTCGAGTACCTCACCCGCCACAACGCCAACACCCACGGCGCATTCGTCACTGCTCAAGAGAGCGACGCGATCATCGCGGCGGCCCATGAAGCGGCTGCCGATCTGCTCAACGCCGAGCGCAAAGAGGAAATCATCTTCGGCCAGAACATGACCAGCCTGACCTTCGCGCTGAGCCGCAGCATCGGCCGCACGCTGCGCGAAGGCGACGAGATCATCCTCACCCGGCTGGATCACGACGCCAACTTCTCGCCCTGGCGGTTGATGGCCGAGGAGCGCGGCGTGCGCGTGCATGTCGTGGACATCCATCCTGAAGATTGCACGCTGGTCATGGAAGACTTCGCGCGCTACCTGAACGCGCGCACCCGGCTGGTGGCCGTCGGATACGTGAGCAACGCCGTGGGCACGATCAACCCGGTCAAGCAAATCGCTGCCATGGCGCACGCCGCCGGCGCGTGGGTCTTTGTGGATGGGGTCGCTGCTGCGCCGCACTTGCCGATTGATGTGCGCGACCTGGGCGCCGACTTCTTGGCCTGCTCGACCTACAAGTTCTGGGGGCCGCATCAGGGCATCCTCTACGGCAAGTATGACTTGCTCGACCGGCTGCCGGCCTACAAGGTGCGCCCCGCCGACGACCGCCCACCGCACAAATTCGAGACCGGCACCCAAAGCCATGAGAATCAGGCCGGCCTGCTCGGCGTGATTGAGTATCTGGAATGGTTAGCCACACAAGCCGACGTGACGCCGGAGTTGAGCGCGAACTTGCGCAGCCCACGCGCCGCCGCGATTCATCGCGCCATGGATGCCGTGCGCACGTACGAAACCGGACTGGTCAGCTACCTGATCGAGCGCGTGACAGCGATCCCCGGCGTGCGCTTCTTTGGCATTCGCGAGCGCATGGAGCAGCGCGCGCCCACCATTGCCATTCGCTACAAGGATGAGCACCCGCGCGCGACGGCCGAGCGCCTGGCGCAGCACGGCATCTGCGTGTGGGACGGAAACTACTACGCCATCAACCTCACCGAACGGTTGGGCGTCGAGGACGGCGGCGGCCTGGTGCGCATTGGTCTGACCCATTACAACACGCGCGAAGAGGTGGACCGACTCCTGGATGTGCTCGCGCAGTGA